Proteins from one Erythrolamprus reginae isolate rEryReg1 chromosome 6, rEryReg1.hap1, whole genome shotgun sequence genomic window:
- the LOC139169008 gene encoding matrix Gla protein-like, with protein MMNLQMLLLFALLLTVPCCCEGGIKIGQEKANSFIRRQKRAYPYSERYYEMFKSPMEMKQEQCEHYAPCNYYSETVGFPTAYRHYFGSL; from the exons ATGATGAATCTCCAGATGCTTCTGCTGTTTGCCTTGCTGCTGACTGTCCCCTGCTGTTGTGAAGGAG GGATTAAAATCGGTCAGGAAAAAGCAAATTCCTTTATTAGGAGACAGAAGAGGGCTTACCCATATTCTGAAAG GTACTATGAAATGTTCAAGTCCCCAATGGAGATGAAGCAAGAACAGTGTGAGCATTATGCACCCTGTAACTACTACTCTGAAACAGTGGGATTTCCTACAGCATATCGCCATTACTTTGGGAGCCTCTGA
- the C6H12orf60 gene encoding uncharacterized protein C12orf60 homolog — MQSIVCGAKPEEKLVKASREMYDCVYIFVSSTNTAFRMLNQFLGSKLPIITVQENLTIEENLQLLQTGLKEMQTLVQLKDKAFQEKIEVPLYSQLILPTLSTDEKIRLIKDIYSQYNGIFENICGPICAVIIKHGNLPEMLEIAVQNLMSTPVLSLQVSELLMTKEEIAKALPDSSPCSSQTSPPVQKKSRSFSVVPRSFSLAKFMRITHCRQASKDSVQLAAELVAEAVQTLKPYCEHFQRFIKMAEEYVTLIIDKRQ; from the coding sequence ATGCAGTCCATTGTTTGTGGAGCAAAGCCTGAGGAGAAACTAGTCAAGGCCAGCCGCGAAATGTATGACTGCGTctatatttttgtttcttctaCCAACACTGCATTCCGAATGCTCAACCAATTTCTTGGAAGTAAATTACCCATAATTACAGTACAGGAAAACCTTACCATCGAGGAAAATCTTCAGCTTCTGCAGACTGGTCTGAAAGAGATGCAGACCCTAGTACAGTTGAAAGACAAAGCTTTCCAGGAAAAAATCGAAGTCCCTTTGTATTCTCAACTTATTCTGCCAACCCTTTCCACTGATGAAAAAATCAGGCTTATAAAAGATATATATTCTCAATATAATGGCATTTTTGAAAATATCTGTGGTCCCATTTGTGCTGTTATAATTAAGCATGGTAATCTCCCTGAAATGCTTGAAATTGCTGTTCAGAATTTAATGAGTACACCTGTGCTGTCTCTTCAAGTGAGTGAACTTCTCATGACCAAAGAAGAAATTGCTAAAGCGCTTCCTGACTCCAGCCCCTGTTCATCTCAAACATCGCCACCAGTCCAAAAGAAAAGCCGCAGTTTTTCTGTTGTGCCCAGGTCTTTTTCACTTGCTAAATTCATGCGGATAACTCATTGTAGACAAGCGTCTAAGGATTCAGTTCAGTTGGCCGCAGAACTTGTGGCAGAAGCTGTTCAGACTTTGAAACCATATTGTGAACATTTCCAAAGATTTATTAAGATGGCCGAAGAGTATGTCACATTGATCATTGACAAAAGGCAATAA